DNA from Kitasatospora acidiphila:
CGCTGCTGCTGCCGCCCCCGTCCTCAGTCGTAGCAGCCCTGGTCGGCCGCTCGCTTCGCCGACTTGTCGGTGCATTGCTGGCATGAGTTCCGTCATGTGATCCGCCCTGGTGTTCGATGTCCGTGGACGCTGAGGTCCGGCCGATCGCCAGTGTGCTGACCGAAAGTCAGGTTATCCGCTCAATGCGGTCGGACACGGCGGCGTGCCACTCAAATGGCGGCCCGACTCGCCGTCAGCTGTTGTCCGCCACCGATCGATCGATGAGGTTTGAGTACAGACCGATGTACCAACCCTCACACACCGGAGGCCCGATGGCCGAGGACACCACCCGCTCGGCAGCCGCCCGCCGACGGTCCGTACGCCGCACCCGGCGCATGCTGCACGCCCTCACCGCGCTGGCGCTGGCGCTGTCGGCGGCGGTCGGGACGGCGGCGATGGCCGACAGCCCAACAGGCAGCGCGGCGGACTCCCCGCCGCCGTCCACCGCGGACCAGGAGAAGGGGATGACCAGCGGGCTGCCACTGGCCGACCCGGTCACCGCCGACACCAAGCGGGCCCTGACCATCACGCTGGGCGCGGCCCGGACCAACTTCCAGGTGGGCGGCAAGTCGGTCTACGGCGAGTCATACGCCGGCACCTTCGTGGCCCCGACCCTGCTGGTGAAGCCGGGCTCCACCATCACCGTCCGGCTGGTCAACCACCTCCCGGTGGCGACCAGCCTGCACTTCCACGGCCTGCACATCTCCCCCTCCGGCGACTCGGACAACCCGGCCAGCTGCGTGGCGGCGGGCGGCACCACCGACTACAAGCTGGCGATCCCGGCCGACCATCCGCTCGGCACCTTCTGGTACCACAGCCATGCGATGGGCACCGCCTGTCCCGGCAAGTCGGCCGACCTGGCGGACATGGGGAGCACCGGGGACATGACGAAGATGGCGGACATGGCGGACACGGCGGCGGACGGTTCCGGCTTCGTCCCCGGCGACGTGGAGAACCAGATCTTCGCGGGCCTGTCGGGCGCCCTGATCGTCGGCGACGACCGCACCCTGCTGCCCAAGGGCCTGCAGTCCGTCACCGCGCACACCATGGTCCTGAAGGACGTCCAACTCGACGCCGAAAACCACATCGTGCAGGGCGGCATCGTCTCCAACAATCCGACGGTCCGCCTGGTCAACGGCCAGCTGCGGCCGGTGCTGACCATGCGGCCGGGCGAGACCCAGCTGTGGCGGCTGGTCAACGCCGGAGCCGACATCTTCTACCAACTGCAGCTGGACGGCTACCGGTTCACCGTGATCGGCGAGGACGGCACCCCGGTCGCCCGGGTGAGCACCCCCGACACCCTGCTGCTACCGCCCGGCAAGCGCTACGACGTGCTGGTCACCGCGGGTGCCAAGGCGGGCGCGGCGACATTGCGCACCACCGCCTACAGCACCGGCCCGGCGGGCGACCAGTACCCGGACACCACGCTGGCCACCGTCAAGGTCGCCGG
Protein-coding regions in this window:
- a CDS encoding multicopper oxidase family protein; protein product: MAEDTTRSAAARRRSVRRTRRMLHALTALALALSAAVGTAAMADSPTGSAADSPPPSTADQEKGMTSGLPLADPVTADTKRALTITLGAARTNFQVGGKSVYGESYAGTFVAPTLLVKPGSTITVRLVNHLPVATSLHFHGLHISPSGDSDNPASCVAAGGTTDYKLAIPADHPLGTFWYHSHAMGTACPGKSADLADMGSTGDMTKMADMADTAADGSGFVPGDVENQIFAGLSGALIVGDDRTLLPKGLQSVTAHTMVLKDVQLDAENHIVQGGIVSNNPTVRLVNGQLRPVLTMRPGETQLWRLVNAGADIFYQLQLDGYRFTVIGEDGTPVARVSTPDTLLLPPGKRYDVLVTAGAKAGAATLRTTAYSTGPAGDQYPDTTLATVKVAGTPAPKLPAVTGGIRTAPADLSNAPIAQRRTVNMSQAADGSAYYLNAKQYAMGSSVFDTPAKLGTVEEWTIVNYTEINHPFHLHTGTFQVMSVNGTAQPYGHRQDTVVVDRAVGGENGQVVIRIAFTDYPGDWLFHCHIAAHEDKGMMSFIPVVR